The Anolis carolinensis isolate JA03-04 chromosome 1, rAnoCar3.1.pri, whole genome shotgun sequence genome window below encodes:
- the LOC134295642 gene encoding zinc finger protein 420-like: MEVKTYKCIEYGNIFNQHGHLQLPERIHSEEKPYTCVECGKSFTLSQNLHFHQRTHTGEKPYTCLECGKSFTRSDHLHKHQRTHTGEKPYTCLECGKSFTVSGSLRSHQRTHTGEKPYTCIECGKSFTKSGNLRSHQKNHTGEKLYTCLECGKSFARSRGLRSHQRIHTGEKPYKCLECGKTFAQSGGLYSHQKTHSGERPYTCLECGQSYTESGRLRSHQRTHSGEKPYKCLECGKSFTRNGGLHKHQRTHTGEKPYECPECGKSFLDRQYLQKHQKTHTGKKPYKCMECGKSFSGSGSLHEHHRTHTGEKPYECLECGKRFTYSGNLHQHQRTHTGEKPYNCLECGKSFTSSGDLHRHEITHTGEKLYTCLECGKSFARNGDLRSHERIHTGQKPYTCLECGKSFTQNTHLHRHERTHTGEKPYKCLVCGKSFTHNGHLHKHERTHTGEKPYSCLECGKRFTGSGDLRSHQRTHTGEKPYKCLDCGKSFSRSGSLRSHQRTHIVKTF, from the coding sequence ATGGAAGtgaaaacatataaatgcatTGAATATGGAAATATATTTAATCAGCATGGACACTTGCAGTTACCTGAAAGAATTCACTCTGAGGAGAAGCCTTACACATgtgtggagtgtggaaagagctttacttTGAGTCAAAATCTACATTttcatcaaagaactcacactggggagaaaccctatacatgcctggagtgtggaaagagcttcactcgaAGTGATCATctacataaacatcaaaggactcacactggggagaaaccctatacatgcctggaatgtggaaagagcttcactgtgAGTGGAAGCCTACGTTctcatcaaagaactcacactggggagaaaccctatacatgtatAGAGTGTGGAAAAAGTTTCACTAAGAGTGGAaatttacgttcacatcaaaaaaatcacactggggagaaactctatacatgtctggagtgtggaaagagctttgcccGGAGTagaggtctacgttcacatcaaagaattcatactggggagaaaccctataagtgcctggagtgtggaaagacctTTGCTCAGAGTGGGGGTCTATATTCACATCAAAAAACTCACTCTGGGGAGagaccctatacatgcctggagtgtggacagagctacaCTGAGAGTGGacgcctacgttcacatcaaaggactcactctggggagaaaccctataaatgcctggagtgtggaaagagcttcactcggaATGGAGGTTTGCAtaaacatcaaagaactcacactggggagaaaccttatgaatgcccggaatgtggaaagagctttcttGACAGGCAATACCTACAGAAACATCaaaaaactcacactggcaagaaaccttataaatgcatggagtgtggaaagagcttcagtgggaGTGGAAGTCTACATGAACATCatagaactcacactggggagaaaccctatgaatgcttAGAGTGTGGAAAGAGGTTCACCTATAGTGGAAATCTACATcaacatcaaagaactcacaccggggagaagccctataactgcctggagtgtggaaagagcttcacatcTAGTGGAGATCTGCATAGACATGAAATAACACATACTGGGGAGAAACTGTATACTTGTCTGGAGTGTGGTAAGAGCTTTGCTCGGAATGGAGATCTACGTTCACATGAAAGAATTCACACTGGACagaaaccttatacatgcctggaatgtggaaagagtttcacacAGAATACACATCTACACAGGCatgaaagaactcacactggggagaaaccctataaatgtcttgtgtgtggaaagagcttcactcacaaTGGACATCTACATAAACatgaaagaactcacactggggagaaaccctattcatgcctggagtgtggaaagaggttCACTGGTAGTGgagatctacgttcacatcaaaggactcacactggggagaaaccgtatAAATGCTTGGACTGTGGAAAGTCTTTCAGTCGgagtggaagtctacgttcacatcaaagaacccaCATTGTGAAGACTTTCTAG